In Patagioenas fasciata isolate bPatFas1 chromosome 35, bPatFas1.hap1, whole genome shotgun sequence, the genomic stretch cgtcatagggggacacccagggacacccatgggacaccggTCAtgggggacacccggggacaccgGTCAtagggggacacccagggacacccatgggacaccggtcatgggggacacccagggacaccggTCAtagggggacacccagggacacccatgggacacctggggacacctggtcgtgggggacacccggggacacccagggacacctggtcatgggggacacctggggacacccatgggacaaccGTGGAACACCGGGTAAAaggtggggacacccatgggacaccaaGTTGTGAGGGCGGGGAGgagccccggatgcctgggtcccctcccagttatgggggtggggaagagccccagacacctgggtcccctctcggatgcctgagtcccctcccggacgcctgggtcccctcccagttatgggggtggggaggagccccagacacctgggtcccctcccagattcctgggtcccctcccggacacctgggtccctcccagttATGGGGGTGGGGAAGAGCCCTGGACTCCTGGGATCCCCTCGgacggctgggtcccctccagttATGGGGATGGGGAAgacccccggacacctgggtcccctcccggatgcctgggtcccctcctggataCCTGAGTCCCTCCTGGAcgcctgagtccctcctgaatgcctgggtcccctcccagttatgggggtggggaagagcccaggactcctgagtcccctcctggaCACCTGAGTCCcctctcggacgcctgggtcccctcctggacgcctgagtccctcccggatgcctgggtcccctcccagttaTGGGAGTGGGGAGAAGCCCaggactcctgagtcccctcccggacgcctgggtcccctcccggacgcctgggtcccctccagttATGGGGATGGGGAAgacccccggacacctgggtcccctcccggatgcctaggtcccctcctggacgcctgagtccctcccggacacctgggtcccctcccagttaTGGGAGTGGGGAGAAGCCCaggactcctgagtcccctcccggacgcctgggtcccctcccggacgcctgggtcccctcccagtcatgggggtggggaagagccccggacacctgggtcccctcccggacgcctgggtccactcccAGTTATGGGGGTGGGGAGgagccccggacacctgggtcccctcctggacacctgagtcccctcccggacgcctgggtcccctcctggacacctgagtcccctcccggatgcctgggtcccctcctggacacctgggtccctcccagttatgggggtggggaagagcccaggactcctgagtcccctcccggacacctgggtcccctcccggacgcccgGGTCCACTCCCAGTTATGGGGGTGGGGAAgagccccggacacctgggtcccctcctggacacctgggtccctcccagttatgggggtggggaagagccccggacacctgggtcccctcccggacacctgggtcccctcccagttatgggggtggggaggagccccggacacctgggtcccctcctggacacctgagtcccctcccggacgcctgggtcccctcctggacaccTGAGTCCCCTccaggatgcctgggtcccctcctggacaccTGAGTCCCCTCCCaggtgcctgggtcccctcccggtcacctgggtcccctcccagttatgggggtggggaagagccccggatgcctgggtcccctcccggccacctgggtcccccccggccACCTGGTCCccccgtcccccgtgtccccgctcacccTGGCCGCGGTCTCCTCTCCTCGCAGCAGCGTCACCTCGTGGCCGTCCCCACGCACCGTGACGTGGCCGAAGGTGGCGCCGGGCCCCGCGCCCACCTGCCCGCCCACGGTGACCCGCAGGGGGGCGCCGGGGCCACCGCAGGCGCTGAGCAGCGTGTGGGTGCAGGGCCCGGCCAGCGCCTGCGCCTGAGCCTCGAAGCTGCGGTAGAGCCAGCGGCTCAGGACGTGGCACACCAGGGGGGGGCGGGGCAAGGGGACACATCCTGGGGACGGTCCCACCATCTGACACTTCGTCCCCTTTGGACAAGGGACATCGTTGCATGATGAGGTGTTGGGGACACATCTGGGGGTGTTTCCCACCATCTGACACTTCGTCCCCGTTGGACAAGGGACATCGTTGCACGATGAGGAGTTGGGGACACATCTTGGGGACGTTCCCACCATCTGACACTTTGTCCCCATTGGACAAGGGACATCGTTGCATGATGAGGTGTTGGGGACACATCTTGGGGACGTTCCCATCATCTGACACTTTGTCCCCTTTGGACAAGGGACATCGTTGCACGATGAGGAGTTGGGGACACATCTTGGGGACGTTCCCACCATCTGACACTTCGTCCCCTTTGGACAAGGGACATCGTTGCACGATGAGGTGTTGGGGACACATCTTGGGGACGTTCCCACCATCTGACACTTTGTCCCCATTGGACAAGGGACATCGTTGCACGATGAGGTGTTGGGGACACATCTTGGGGACGTTCCCACCATCTGACACTTCATCCCCATTGGACAAGGGACATCGTTGCACGATGAGGTGTTGGGGACACATCTTGGGGACGTTCCCACCATCTGACACTTTGTCCCCTTTGCACAAGGGACATCGTTGCACGATGAGGAGTTGGGGACACATCCTGGGGACGTTCCCACCATCTGACACTTTGTCCCCATTGGACAAGGGACATCGTTGCACGATGAGATGTTGGGGACACATCTTGGGGACGTTCCCACCATCTGACACGTTGTGTCCTTTGGACAAGGGACGTTGTCACAGGATGGGCTGTTGGGGACACATCTGGGGGTGTTTCCCACCATCTGACACTTTGTCCCCATTGGACAAGGGACATCGTTGCACGATGAGGTGTTGGGGACACATCTTGGGGACGTTCCCACCATCTGACACTTCGTCCCCTTTGGACAAGGGACATCGTTGCACGATGAGGTGTTGGGGACACATCTTGGGGATGTTCCCACCATCTGACACTTTGTCCCCTTTGGACAAGGGACATTGTTGCACGATGAGGTGTTGGGGACACATCTTGGGGATGTTCCCACCATCTGACACTTCGTCCCCTTTGGACAAGGGACATCGTTGCATGATGAGGAGTTGGGGACACATCTTGGGGACGTTCCCACCATCTGACACTTTGTCCCCATTGGACAAGGGACATCGTTGCATGATGAGGAGTTGGGGACACATCTTGGGGACGTTCCCACCATCTGACACTTCGTCCCCATTGGACAAGGGACATCGTTGCACGATGAGATGTTGGGGACACATCTTGGGGACGTTCCCACCATCTGACACGTTGTGTCCTTTGGACAAGGGACGTTGTCACAGGATGGGCTGTTGGGGACACATCTGGGGGTGTTTCCCACCATCTGACACTTTGTCCCCATTGGACAAGTGACATCGTTGCACGATGAGGTGTTGGGGACACATCTTGGGGACGTTCCCACCATCTGACACTTCGTCCCCATTGGACAAGGGACATCGTTGCACGATGAGGAGTTGGGGACACATCTTGGGGACGTTCCCACCACCTGGCAGGAGGTTCCGGGTGGACAAGGCGTCTGGTCGCACGAGGGCTCCTTGGGGACACATTTGGGCCACCCGTCCAGCAGGTGACAGGCGGCCCCAGGCGCGCAGGTGACCCCGGCGCAGGAGGGGACGGGGACGTCCCGCGTCACCCGCACACAGCGGGGCCACCCGTGGGACACGCGGCACGAGGGCGCCTGGCGGGGACAACGGAGGCCCCTGCAGGTCGCGCTCCTTGGGGACATCTTGGGTTGGACACAGCGTGGCCACCCATCAATGATCTGACACGTGGTGCCCTTCTCACATTGGATGTCCTGGCAGGATGGGGGGCTGTGGACACATTGGGGCCACCCATCGGTCATTGTGCACGTGGTCCCCTTGGGACAATGGATATCACTACAAGAAGGTCTCCTGGTGGTCGTCTTGGATTGGACACAGCGTGGCCACCCATCAATGACCTGACACGAGGTTCCCTTCTCACATTGGATGTCACTGCAGGACGGTTGGTGATGGACACACCGTGGTTGACCATCCAGCATCTTGCACGtggtcccttggggacactgggtggcACCGCAGGTTGGTCTCCTTGGGGACATCTTGGGTTGGACACAGCGTGGCCACCCATTGATGATCTGACACGTGGTGCCCTTCTCACAGTGGATGTCCTGGCAGGATGGGGGGCTGTGGACACAGTGGGGCCACCCATTGGTCACTGTGCACGTggtcccctggggacaatggacgTCACTACAAGAAGGTCTCCTGATGGACGTCTTGGATTGGACGCAGCGTGGCCACCCATCAATGACCTGACACGTGGTTCCCTTCTCACATTGGATGTCACTGCAGGACGGTTGGTGATGGACACACCGTGGTTGACCATCCAGCATCTTGCACGTGGTCCCTTTGGGACAGCGGATGTCCCTGCAGGTCACTCTCCTTGGGGACATCTTGATCTGGACACACTGTGGCCACCCATTGACCATGTGACATGTGGTTCCATCCTGGCACCGGATGTCACTGCAGGAAGGTTCATTGTGGACACATTGTGGTTGACCACCCAGCATCTTGCACGTggtcccctggggacactgggtggcACCGCAGGTTGGTCTCCTTGGGGACATCTTGGCTTGGACACACCTTGGCCAACCATTGATGATCTGACACGTGGTTCCCTTCTCACAGTGGATGTCCTGGCAGGATGGGGGGCTGTGGACACAGTGGGGCCACCCATTGGTCATTGTGCACGTggtcccctggggacactgggtgtcACTACAAGAAGGTCTCCTGATGGACGTCTTGGATTGGACACAGCGTGGCCAACCATGGATGATCTGACACGTGGTTCCCTGCTGGCACCGGATGTCACTGCAGGAAGGTTCATTGTGGACACACCGTGGTTGACCATCCTGCATCTTGCACGtggtcccttggggacactgggtggcACCGCAGGTTGGTCGCCTTGGGGACATCTTGAATTGGACGCACCTTGGCCAATCATCAATGATCTGACACGTGGAGCCCTTCTCACAGTGGATGTCCTGGCAGGATGGGGGGCTGTGGACACATTGGGGCCACCCATTGGTCACTGTGCACGTGGTCCCCTTGGGACAATGGATGTCACTGCAGGAAGGTCTCCTGATGGACGTCTTGGATTGGACACAGCGTGGCCAACCATGGATGATCTGACACGAGGTTCCCTTCTCACATTGGATGTCACTGCAGGACGGTTGGTGATGGACACACCGTGGTTGACCATCCAGCATCTTGCACGTGGTCCCTTTGGGACAGCGGATGTCCCTGCAGGTCACTCTCCTTGGGGACATCTTGATCTGGACACACTGTGGCCACCCATTGACCATGTGACATGTGGTTCCATCCTGGCACCGGATGTCACTGCAGGAAGGTTCATTGTGGACACATTGTGGTTGACCACCCAGCATCTTGCACGtggtcccttggggacactgggtggcACCGCAGGTTGGTCGCCTTGGGGACATCTTGAATTGGACACACCTTGGCCAATCATCAATGATCTGACACGTGGTTCCCTTCTCACATTGGATGTCCTGGCAGGATGGGGGGCTGTGGACACAGTGGGGCCACCCATTGGTCATTGTGCACGTggtcccctggggacaatggacgTCACTACAAGAAGGTCTCCTGGTGGACGTCTTGGATTGGACACAGCGTGGCCAACCATGGATGATCTGACACGTGGTTCCCTGCTGGCACCGGATGTCACTGCAGGAAGGTTCATTGTGGACACACCGTGGTTGACCATCCCGCATCTTGCACGtggtcccttggggacactgggtggcACCGCAGGTTGGTCGCCTTGGGGACATCTTGAATTGGACACACCTTGGCCAATCATCAATGATCTGACACGTGGAGCCCTTCTCACAGTGGATGTCCTGGCAGGATGGGGGGCTGTGGACACATTGGGGCCACCCATTGGTCACTGTGCACGTggtcccctggggacactgggtgtcACTACAAGAAGGTCTCCTGGTGGACGTCTTGGATTGGACACAGCGTGGCCACCCATCAATGACCTGACACGTGGTTCCCTTCTCACATTGGATGTCACTGCAGGACGGTTGGCGATGGACACACTGAGGCCACCCCTGGAGCATCCGGCACGTGGTCCCTTGGGGACAATGGACGTCTCTACAAGTTGGTGTCCTGAGAATCATCTTGGGTTGGACACAGCGTGGCCAACCATGGATGATCTGACACGTGGTTCCCTTCTCACACTGGGTGTCCTGGCAGGACGGTTGGAGATGGACACACCGTGGTTGACCATCCAGCATCTTGCACGTGGTCCCTTGGGGACAGTGGAGGTCACTACAAGAAGGTCTCCTGGTGGACGTCTTGGATTGGACACAGCGTGGCCACCCATGGATGATCTGACACGTGGTTCCCTGCTGGCACCGGATGTCACCGCAGGAAGGTTCATTGTGGACACACCGTGGTTGACCATCCCGCATCTTGCACGTGGTCCCTTTGGGACACTGGGTGTCACTGCAGGTCGCTCTCCATGGGGACATCTTGGGTCGGACACAGCGTGGCCAATCATCAATGATCTGACACGTGGTTCCCTTCTGGCATTGGACATCATGGCAGGAGGGGGGGTTGTGGACACACCGTGGTTGACCATCCAGCAACTGGCACATGGTCCCTTGGGGACAGTGGAGGTCACTACAAGAAGGTCTCCTGATGGAGGTCTTGACTTGGACACATCTGGGCCACCCACTGACCATGTGACACGAGGTTCCCTTCTCACATTGGATGTCCTGGCAGGACGGTTGGCGATGGACACACTGGGGCCACCCCTGGAGCATCCGGCACGTGGTCCCTTGGGGACACCGGAGGTCATTGCAAGAAGGTCTGATGGACATCTTGGGTTGGACACAGCGTGGCCACCCATCCATGATCTGACACGTGGTGCCCTTCTCACAGTGGATGTCCTGGCAGGATGGGGGGCTGTGGACACAGTGGGGCCACCCATTGGTCACTGTGCACGTGGTCCCCTTGGGACACTGGAGGTCATTGCAAGATGGTCTTTTAATGGTCGTCTTGGATTGGACACAGCGTGGCCAACCATCAATGACCTGACACGAGGTTCCCTTCTCACACTGGATGTCACTGCAGGACAGTTGGTGATGGACACAGGTTGGTTGACCATCCAGCATCTTGCACGtggtcccttggggacactgggtgtcCCCACAAGTTGCCCTTCTCATGGACGTCTTGGGTTGGACACAGCGCGGCCACCCATCAATGATCTGACACGTGGTTCCCTTCTCACATTGGATGTCACTGCAGGACGGTTGGTGATGGACACACCGTGGTTGACCATCCAGCATCTTGCACGtggtcccttggggacactgggtgtcCCCACAAGTTGGTCTTCTCGTGGACGTCTTGGGTTGGACACAGCGTGGCCAACCATGGATGATCTGACACGTGGTTCCCTTCTCACATTGGATGTCACTGCAGGACGGTTGGTGATGGACACAGATTGGTTGACCATCCACCATCTTGCATGTGGTCCCCTGGGGACATTCACGGTCGTTGCAGGTTGGTCTCCTGATGGACGTCTTGGATTGGACGCACCTTGGCCAACCATCCACCATGTGACACGTGGTTCCCTTCTCACATTGGATGTCACTGCAGGACGGTTGGTGATGGACACACCGTGGTTGACCATCCACCATCTTGCACGTGGTCCCTTGGGGACAGTGAATATCCTGGCAAGATGGCCGCCTGGAAAATGACTTGGTTTGGACACAGTGTGGCCACCCATCCACCATGTGACACGTGGTCCCCTTCTCACATTGGATGTCACTGCAGGACGGTTGATTGTGGACACAATGTGGTTGACCATTGATCAGTTCGCACGTGgtcccctggggacattgggtgtCTCTACAAGAAGGTGCCCTCAGGGGCATCTTGGGTTGGACACAGCGTGGCCAACCATGGATGATCTGACACGCGGTTCCCTTCTCACATTGGATGTCACTGCAGGACGGTTGGTGATGGACACACCGTGGTTGGCCATCCAGCATCTTACATGTGGTCCCTTTGGGACACTGGGTGTCACTACAAGAAGGTGCCCTCATGGACGTCTTGGATTGGACGCACCTTGGCCAACCATGGATGATCTGACACGAGGTTCCCTTCTCACATTGGATGTCCTGGCAGGACGGTTGGTGATGGACACACCGTGGTTGACCATCCAGCATCTTGCACAtggtcccttggggacactgggtgtcACTACAAGAAGGTCTCCTGATGGTCATCTTGGATTGGACACACCTTGGCCAACCATCGATGACCTGACACGTGGTTCCCTTCTCACATTGGATGTCACTGCAGGACGGTTGGTGATGGACACATCGTGGTTGACCATCCAGCATCTTGCatgtggtgtcctggggacatTCAAGGTCATTGCAGGTTGGTCTCCTAATGGACGTCTTGGATTGGACGCACCTTGGCCAACCATCCACCATGTGACACGAGGTTCCCTTCTCACATTGGATGGCACTGCAGGACGGTTGGTGATGGACACACCGTGGTTGACCATCCAGCATCTTGCACGtggtcccttggggacactgggtgtcACTACAAGAAGGTGCCCTCAGTGGCATCTTGGGTTGGACGCACCTTGGCCAACCATCGATGACCTGACACGTGGTTCCCTTCTCACATTGGATGTCCTGGCAGGATGGGGGGCTGTGGACACACCGTGGTTGACCATCCAGCATCTTACACGTGGTCCCCTGGGGACATTCCAGGTCATTGCAGGTTGGTCTCCTGATGGACGTCTTGGATTGGACGCACCTTGGCCAACCATCCACCATGTGACACGTGGTTCCCTTCTCACATTGGATGTCACTGCAGGACGGTTGGTGATGGACACACCGTGGTTGACCATCCACCATCTTGCACGTggtcccctggggacactgggtgtcCCCACAAATTGGTCTTCTCATGGACGTCTTGGATTGGACACAGCGTGGCCAACCATCAATGACCTGACACGAGGTTCCCTTCTCACATTGGATGTCACTGCAGGACGGTTGGTGATGGACACAGATTGGTTGACCATCCACCATCTTGCATGTGGTCCCCTGGGGACATTCCAGGTCATTGCAGGTTGGTCTCCTGATGGACGTCTTGGATTGGACGCACCTTGGCCAACCATCCACCACCTGACACGTGGTTCCCTTCTCACACTGGATGTCACTGCAGGACGGTTGGTGATGGACACACCGTGGTTGACCATCCACCATCTTGCACGtggtcccttggggacactgggtgtcCCCACAAGTTGGTCTTCTCATGGATGTCTTGGATTGGACACAGCGTGGCCACCCATCAATGACCTGACACGTGGTTCCCTTCTCACATTGGATGTCACTGCAGGACGGTTGGTGATGGACACAGATTGGTTGACCATCCACCATCTTGCATGTGGTCCCCTGGGGACATTCCAGGTCATTGCAGGTTGGTCTCCTGATGGACGTCTTGGATTGGACGCACCTTGGCCAACCATCCACCATGTGACACGTGGTTCCCTTCTCACATTGGATGTCACTGCAGGACGGTTGGTGATGGACACACCGTGGTTGACCATCCAGGATCTTGCACGTggtcccctggggacactgggtgtcACTACAAGAAGGTGCCCTCATGGACGTCTTGGATTGGACGCACCTTGGCCAACCATGGATGATCTGACACGTGGTTCCCTTCTCACATTGGATGTCCTGGCAGGATGGGGGGCTGTGGACACACCGTGGTTGACCATCCAGAATCTTGCACGTGGTCCCTTGGGGACAGTGGGTGTCATCGCATGAAGGTCTCCTGATGGACGTCTTGGATTGGACGCACCTTGGCCAACCATGGTTGATCTGACACGTGGTTCCCTTCTCACATTGGATGTCCTGGCAGGATGGGGGGCTGTGGAGACACCGTGGTTGACCATCAAGCATCTTGCATGTGGTCCCTTGGGGACAGTGAATGTCACCGCATGAAGGTCTCCTGATGGACATCTTGGATTGGACGCACCTTGGCCAACCATCAATGATCTGACACGTGGTTCCCTTCTCACATTGGATGTCACTGCAGGACGGTTGGTGATGGACACACCGTGGTTGACCATCCAGCATCTTGCACGtggtcccttggggacactgggtgtcACTACAAGTCGGTCTCCTTGGGGACGTCTTGGATTGGACACACCTTGGCCAATCATCAATGATCTGACACGTGGTTCCCTTCTCACATTGGATGTCACTGCAGGACGGTTGGCGATGGACACACCGTGGTTGCCCATTGGTCACCTGGCACCTGGTCCCCTGGGGACAGCTGACGTCACTACAGGAAGTGGCCCTCAGGGACGCCTTGGATTGGACGCAGCGCGGCCAACCACGCGCCAGGACGCACCCGGTGCCGCGGGGGCAGCGGAACCCGCTGCAGGTGGGCGGGTCCTGGACACACTTGGGCCAATCACGGACCATCCTGCAGACGGCGCCGGGGGGACACCGCGTGTCCCCGCAGGACGGGACGGGCCCCACACATGTGGGTCCCCCGGCGGCCATCTTGCATTGGCTGCCTTGTCCACACCGGACGTTGTCACacgagggtttggggacacatttgGGCCACCCGTCCGCCATCTTGCACGTGGTgccatggggacagggcaggggacacgggggggacacccgGAGGGACACGGCCCTGCGGAGGAGCCGCGGCCCCACACACCGGGGACCCCCGGCGGCCATCTTGCATTGGCTGCCTTGTCTACAATGGACGTTGTCACacgagggtttggggacacatttgGGTCCCCCATCCACCATCTTGCATTGGGTTCCTTGTCCACACCGGACGTTGTCACACGAGGGCTTGGGGACACATTTGGGTCCCCCATCCACCATCTTGCATTGGGTTCCGTGTCCACACCGGACGTTGTCACacgagggtttggggacacatttgGGTCCCCCATCCACCATCTTGCATTGGGTTCCTTGTCCACACCGGACGTTGTCACACGAGGGCTTGGGGACACATTTGGGCCACCCGTCCGCCATCTTGCATTGGGTTCCGTGTCCACACCGGACGTTGTCACACGAGGGCTTGGGGACACATTTGGG encodes the following:
- the LOC139826138 gene encoding uncharacterized protein yields the protein MSPRRPTCGATQCPQGTTCKMQDGQPRCVHNEPSCSDIRCQQGTTCQIIHGWPRCVQSKTSIRRPSCSDTQCPQGTTCTMTNGWPHCVHSPPSCQDIHCEKGTTCQIINGWPRCVQAKMSPRRPTCGATQCPQGTTCKMLGGQPQCVHNEPSCSDIRCQDGTTCHMVNGWPQCVQIKMSPRRVTCRDIRCPKGTTCKMLDGQPRCVHHQPSCSDIQCEKGTTCQVIDGWPRCVQSKTSIRRPSCSDVHCPQGTTCTVTNGWPHCVHSPPSCQDIHCEKGTTCQIINGWPRCVQPKMSPRRPTCGATQCPQGTTCKMLDGQPRCVHHQPSCSDIQCEKGTSCQVIDGWPRCVQSKTTTRRPSCSDIHCPKGTTCTMTDGWPQCVHSPPSCQDIQCEKGTTCQIIDGWPRCVQPKMSPRSATCRGLRCPRQAPSCRVSHGWPRCVRVTRDVPVPSCAGVTCAPGAACHLLDGWPKCVPKEPSCDQTPCPPGTSCQVVGTSPRCVPNSSSCNDVPCPMGTKCQMVGTSPRCVPNTSSCNDVTCPMGTKCQMVGNTPRCVPNSPSCDNVPCPKDTTCQMVGTSPRCVPNISSCNDVPCPMGTKCQMVGTSPRCVPNSSSCNDVPCPMGTKCQMVGTSPRCVPNSSSCNDVPCPKGTKCQMVGTSPRCVPNTSSCNNVPCPKGTKCQMVGTSPRCVPNTSSCNDVPCPKGTKCQMVGTSPRCVPNTSSCNDVPCPMGTKCQMVGNTPRCVPNSPSCDNVPCPKDTTCQMVGTSPRCVPNISSCNDVPCPMGTKCQMVGTSPGCVPNSSSCNDVPCAKGTKCQMVGTSPRCVPNTSSCNDVPCPMGMKCQMVGTSPRCVPNTSSCNDVPCPMGTKCQMVGTSPRCVPNTSSCNDVPCPKGTKCQMVGTSPRCVPNSSSCNDVPCPKGTKCQMMGTSPRCVPNTSSCNDVPCPMGTKCQMVGTSPRCVPNSSSCNDVPCPTGTKCQMVGNTPRCVPNTSSCNDVPCPKGTKCQMVGPSPGCVPLPRPPLVCHVLSRWLYRSFEAQAQALAGPCTHTLLSACGGPGAPLRVTVGGQVGAGPGATFGHVTVRGDGHEVTLLRGEETAARVSGRRVPLPLRLGGLRVERRGGQRRVTTAAGVRVALGGDGAVTVTAPATLRGHLCGICQPGTACAPSCLATPPPEPCDPVYSPAHSPPVSRPAPRCPEATCVPKAGAQRRQRDLLRGPLAPLVPLVPLRAVAQSLVPPVGPILGGSLGLPPLPGLPLLP